One window of Saimiri boliviensis isolate mSaiBol1 chromosome 4, mSaiBol1.pri, whole genome shotgun sequence genomic DNA carries:
- the LOC101040242 gene encoding HLA class I histocompatibility antigen, A alpha chain-like isoform X4: MAPRTLLLLLSGALALTQTWAGSHSMRYFYTAVSRPGRGEPRFIAVGYVDDTQFVRFDSDAAIPRGEPRAPWMEQEGPEYWDRETLTIRASAQTHRGNLRTLRSYYNQSEAGPHTLQTTYGCDLGPDGRLLRGYYQHAYDGKDYIALNEDLHSWTAADTAAQITQRKLVGAHEAEGLRAYLEGTCLKWLRRYLAKGKETLLHTEPPKTQVTHHTVSDHKTTLRCWALGFYPAEITLTWQRDGEDQTQDTELVETRPAGDGTFQKWAAVVVPSGEEQRYTCHVQHKGLPELLTLRWEPSSQLTISIMGIVADLVVFGAVVIGAVVTAVTWRRRNSGSDSAQGSDVSLAACKGKLIQPGVQ, from the exons ATGGCGCCCCgaaccctcctcctgctgctctcgggGGCCCTGGCCCTGACCCAGACCTGGGCGG GCTCCCACTCCATGAGGTATTTCTACACCGCCGTGTCCCGGCCCGGCCGCGGGGAGCCCCGCTTCATCGCTGTGGGCTACGTGGACGACACGCAGTTTGTGCGGTTCGACAGCGACGCCGCGATTCCGAGAGGGGAGCCGCGGGCGCCATGGATGGAGCAAGAGGGGCCGGAGTATTGGGACCGGGAGACACTGACCATCAGGGCCAGCGCGCAGACGCACCGAGGGAACCTGCGGACCCTGCGCAGCTACTACAACCAGAGCGAGGCCG ggccTCACACCCTCCAGACGACCTATGGCTGCGACCTGGGGCCTGATGGGCGCCTCCTCCGCGGCTATTACCAACATGCCTATGACGGCAAGGATTACATCGCCCTGAACGAGGACCTGCACTCTTGGACAGCGGCTGACACGGCTGCTCAGATCACCCAGCGCAAGTTGGTGGGCGCCCATGAGGCGGAGGGGCTCAGGGCCTACCTGGAGGGCACATGCCTGAAGTGGCTCCGCAGATACCTGGCCAAGGGAAAGGAGACACTGCTGCATACGG AGCCCCCAAAGACACAAGTAACCCACCACACAGTCTCTGACCATAAGACCACCCTGAGGTGCTGGGCTCTGGGCTTCTACCCTGCGGAGATCACATTGACCTGGCAGCGGGATGGGGAGGACCAAACTCAGGACACGGAGCTTGTGGAGACCAGGCCTGCAGGGGATGGAACCTTCCAGAAGTGGGCAGCTGTGGTGGTGCCTTCTGGAGAAGAGCAGAGATACACGTGCCATGTGCAGCACAAGGGATTGCCCGAACTGCTCACCCTGAGATGGG AGCCGTCTTCCCAGCTCACCATCTCCATCATGGGCATCGTTGCTGACCTGGTTGTCTTTGGAGCTGTGGTCATCGGAGCTGTGGTCACTGCTGTGACATGGAGAAGGAGGAACTCAG GCAGCGACAGTGCCCAGGGCTCTGATGTATCTCTCGCAGCTTGTAAAG gaaAGTTGATTCAACCTGGTGTTCAGTGA
- the LOC101040242 gene encoding patr class I histocompatibility antigen, A-108 alpha chain-like isoform X6, protein MAPRTLLLLLSGALALTQTWAGSHSMRYFYTAVSRPGRGEPRFIAVGYVDDTQFVRFDSDAAIPRGEPRAPWMEQEGPEYWDRETLTIRASAQTHRGNLRTLRSYYNQSEAEPPKTQVTHHTVSDHKTTLRCWALGFYPAEITLTWQRDGEDQTQDTELVETRPAGDGTFQKWAAVVVPSGEEQRYTCHVQHKGLPELLTLRWEPSSQLTISIMGIVADLVVFGAVVIGAVVTAVTWRRRNSAGKRGSYSQAACSDSAQGSDVSLAACKESLLHIFLSGHRAPSTTSNSRTPSRVTLFLSVHAAHITRGNIQVYSLTFGKT, encoded by the exons ATGGCGCCCCgaaccctcctcctgctgctctcgggGGCCCTGGCCCTGACCCAGACCTGGGCGG GCTCCCACTCCATGAGGTATTTCTACACCGCCGTGTCCCGGCCCGGCCGCGGGGAGCCCCGCTTCATCGCTGTGGGCTACGTGGACGACACGCAGTTTGTGCGGTTCGACAGCGACGCCGCGATTCCGAGAGGGGAGCCGCGGGCGCCATGGATGGAGCAAGAGGGGCCGGAGTATTGGGACCGGGAGACACTGACCATCAGGGCCAGCGCGCAGACGCACCGAGGGAACCTGCGGACCCTGCGCAGCTACTACAACCAGAGCGAGGCCG AGCCCCCAAAGACACAAGTAACCCACCACACAGTCTCTGACCATAAGACCACCCTGAGGTGCTGGGCTCTGGGCTTCTACCCTGCGGAGATCACATTGACCTGGCAGCGGGATGGGGAGGACCAAACTCAGGACACGGAGCTTGTGGAGACCAGGCCTGCAGGGGATGGAACCTTCCAGAAGTGGGCAGCTGTGGTGGTGCCTTCTGGAGAAGAGCAGAGATACACGTGCCATGTGCAGCACAAGGGATTGCCCGAACTGCTCACCCTGAGATGGG AGCCGTCTTCCCAGCTCACCATCTCCATCATGGGCATCGTTGCTGACCTGGTTGTCTTTGGAGCTGTGGTCATCGGAGCTGTGGTCACTGCTGTGACATGGAGAAGGAGGAACTCAG CAGGAAAAAGAGGGAGCTACTCTCAGGCTGCGT GCAGCGACAGTGCCCAGGGCTCTGATGTATCTCTCGCAGCTTGTAAAG AAAGCCTCCTCCACATTTTCCTCTCTGGACACCGAGCACCCAGCACAACCAGCAACTCCAGGACCCCCAGCAGGGTTACCTTATTTCTAAGTGTGCATGCAGCTCACATCACCAGAGGCAATATACAGGTTTATTCCTTGACTTTTGGAAAAACCTGA
- the LOC101040242 gene encoding patr class I histocompatibility antigen, A-108 alpha chain-like isoform X7: MAPRTLLLLLSGALALTQTWAGSHSMRYFYTAVSRPGRGEPRFIAVGYVDDTQFVRFDSDAAIPRGEPRAPWMEQEGPEYWDRETLTIRASAQTHRGNLRTLRSYYNQSEAEPPKTQVTHHTVSDHKTTLRCWALGFYPAEITLTWQRDGEDQTQDTELVETRPAGDGTFQKWAAVVVPSGEEQRYTCHVQHKGLPELLTLRWEPSSQLTISIMGIVADLVVFGAVVIGAVVTAVTWRRRNSGSDSAQGSDVSLAACKESLLHIFLSGHRAPSTTSNSRTPSRVTLFLSVHAAHITRGNIQVYSLTFGKT; the protein is encoded by the exons ATGGCGCCCCgaaccctcctcctgctgctctcgggGGCCCTGGCCCTGACCCAGACCTGGGCGG GCTCCCACTCCATGAGGTATTTCTACACCGCCGTGTCCCGGCCCGGCCGCGGGGAGCCCCGCTTCATCGCTGTGGGCTACGTGGACGACACGCAGTTTGTGCGGTTCGACAGCGACGCCGCGATTCCGAGAGGGGAGCCGCGGGCGCCATGGATGGAGCAAGAGGGGCCGGAGTATTGGGACCGGGAGACACTGACCATCAGGGCCAGCGCGCAGACGCACCGAGGGAACCTGCGGACCCTGCGCAGCTACTACAACCAGAGCGAGGCCG AGCCCCCAAAGACACAAGTAACCCACCACACAGTCTCTGACCATAAGACCACCCTGAGGTGCTGGGCTCTGGGCTTCTACCCTGCGGAGATCACATTGACCTGGCAGCGGGATGGGGAGGACCAAACTCAGGACACGGAGCTTGTGGAGACCAGGCCTGCAGGGGATGGAACCTTCCAGAAGTGGGCAGCTGTGGTGGTGCCTTCTGGAGAAGAGCAGAGATACACGTGCCATGTGCAGCACAAGGGATTGCCCGAACTGCTCACCCTGAGATGGG AGCCGTCTTCCCAGCTCACCATCTCCATCATGGGCATCGTTGCTGACCTGGTTGTCTTTGGAGCTGTGGTCATCGGAGCTGTGGTCACTGCTGTGACATGGAGAAGGAGGAACTCAG GCAGCGACAGTGCCCAGGGCTCTGATGTATCTCTCGCAGCTTGTAAAG AAAGCCTCCTCCACATTTTCCTCTCTGGACACCGAGCACCCAGCACAACCAGCAACTCCAGGACCCCCAGCAGGGTTACCTTATTTCTAAGTGTGCATGCAGCTCACATCACCAGAGGCAATATACAGGTTTATTCCTTGACTTTTGGAAAAACCTGA
- the LOC101040242 gene encoding class I histocompatibility antigen, Gogo-B*0101 alpha chain-like isoform X2, protein MAPRTLLLLLSGALALTQTWAGSHSMRYFYTAVSRPGRGEPRFIAVGYVDDTQFVRFDSDAAIPRGEPRAPWMEQEGPEYWDRETLTIRASAQTHRGNLRTLRSYYNQSEAGPHTLQTTYGCDLGPDGRLLRGYYQHAYDGKDYIALNEDLHSWTAADTAAQITQRKLVGAHEAEGLRAYLEGTCLKWLRRYLAKGKETLLHTEPPKTQVTHHTVSDHKTTLRCWALGFYPAEITLTWQRDGEDQTQDTELVETRPAGDGTFQKWAAVVVPSGEEQRYTCHVQHKGLPELLTLRWEPSSQLTISIMGIVADLVVFGAVVIGAVVTAVTWRRRNSAGKRGSYSQAACKCWGQECGGAHPPRNSSCPTSPAGSDQVLFLFYPRQRQCPGL, encoded by the exons ATGGCGCCCCgaaccctcctcctgctgctctcgggGGCCCTGGCCCTGACCCAGACCTGGGCGG GCTCCCACTCCATGAGGTATTTCTACACCGCCGTGTCCCGGCCCGGCCGCGGGGAGCCCCGCTTCATCGCTGTGGGCTACGTGGACGACACGCAGTTTGTGCGGTTCGACAGCGACGCCGCGATTCCGAGAGGGGAGCCGCGGGCGCCATGGATGGAGCAAGAGGGGCCGGAGTATTGGGACCGGGAGACACTGACCATCAGGGCCAGCGCGCAGACGCACCGAGGGAACCTGCGGACCCTGCGCAGCTACTACAACCAGAGCGAGGCCG ggccTCACACCCTCCAGACGACCTATGGCTGCGACCTGGGGCCTGATGGGCGCCTCCTCCGCGGCTATTACCAACATGCCTATGACGGCAAGGATTACATCGCCCTGAACGAGGACCTGCACTCTTGGACAGCGGCTGACACGGCTGCTCAGATCACCCAGCGCAAGTTGGTGGGCGCCCATGAGGCGGAGGGGCTCAGGGCCTACCTGGAGGGCACATGCCTGAAGTGGCTCCGCAGATACCTGGCCAAGGGAAAGGAGACACTGCTGCATACGG AGCCCCCAAAGACACAAGTAACCCACCACACAGTCTCTGACCATAAGACCACCCTGAGGTGCTGGGCTCTGGGCTTCTACCCTGCGGAGATCACATTGACCTGGCAGCGGGATGGGGAGGACCAAACTCAGGACACGGAGCTTGTGGAGACCAGGCCTGCAGGGGATGGAACCTTCCAGAAGTGGGCAGCTGTGGTGGTGCCTTCTGGAGAAGAGCAGAGATACACGTGCCATGTGCAGCACAAGGGATTGCCCGAACTGCTCACCCTGAGATGGG AGCCGTCTTCCCAGCTCACCATCTCCATCATGGGCATCGTTGCTGACCTGGTTGTCTTTGGAGCTGTGGTCATCGGAGCTGTGGTCACTGCTGTGACATGGAGAAGGAGGAACTCAG CAGGAAAAAGAGGGAGCTACTCTCAGGCTGCGTGTAAGTGTTGGGGGCAGGAGTGTGGAGGAGCTCACCCACCCCGTAATTCCTCCTGTCCAACATCTCCTGCGGGTTCTGACCAGGTCCTCTTTTTGTTCTACCCTAGGCAGCGACAGTGCCCAGGGCTCTGA
- the LOC101040242 gene encoding HLA class I histocompatibility antigen, A alpha chain-like isoform X5, which yields MAPRTLLLLLSGALALTQTWAGSHSMRYFYTAVSRPGRGEPRFIAVGYVDDTQFVRFDSDAAIPRGEPRAPWMEQEGPEYWDRETLTIRASAQTHRGNLRTLRSYYNQSEAGPHTLQTTYGCDLGPDGRLLRGYYQHAYDGKDYIALNEDLHSWTAADTAAQITQRKLVGAHEAEGLRAYLEGTCLKWLRRYLAKGKETLLHTEPPKTQVTHHTVSDHKTTLRCWALGFYPAEITLTWQRDGEDQTQDTELVETRPAGDGTFQKWAAVVVPSGEEQRYTCHVQHKGLPELLTLRWEPSSQLTISIMGIVADLVVFGAVVIGAVVTAVTWRRRNSGSDSAQGSDVSLAACKA from the exons ATGGCGCCCCgaaccctcctcctgctgctctcgggGGCCCTGGCCCTGACCCAGACCTGGGCGG GCTCCCACTCCATGAGGTATTTCTACACCGCCGTGTCCCGGCCCGGCCGCGGGGAGCCCCGCTTCATCGCTGTGGGCTACGTGGACGACACGCAGTTTGTGCGGTTCGACAGCGACGCCGCGATTCCGAGAGGGGAGCCGCGGGCGCCATGGATGGAGCAAGAGGGGCCGGAGTATTGGGACCGGGAGACACTGACCATCAGGGCCAGCGCGCAGACGCACCGAGGGAACCTGCGGACCCTGCGCAGCTACTACAACCAGAGCGAGGCCG ggccTCACACCCTCCAGACGACCTATGGCTGCGACCTGGGGCCTGATGGGCGCCTCCTCCGCGGCTATTACCAACATGCCTATGACGGCAAGGATTACATCGCCCTGAACGAGGACCTGCACTCTTGGACAGCGGCTGACACGGCTGCTCAGATCACCCAGCGCAAGTTGGTGGGCGCCCATGAGGCGGAGGGGCTCAGGGCCTACCTGGAGGGCACATGCCTGAAGTGGCTCCGCAGATACCTGGCCAAGGGAAAGGAGACACTGCTGCATACGG AGCCCCCAAAGACACAAGTAACCCACCACACAGTCTCTGACCATAAGACCACCCTGAGGTGCTGGGCTCTGGGCTTCTACCCTGCGGAGATCACATTGACCTGGCAGCGGGATGGGGAGGACCAAACTCAGGACACGGAGCTTGTGGAGACCAGGCCTGCAGGGGATGGAACCTTCCAGAAGTGGGCAGCTGTGGTGGTGCCTTCTGGAGAAGAGCAGAGATACACGTGCCATGTGCAGCACAAGGGATTGCCCGAACTGCTCACCCTGAGATGGG AGCCGTCTTCCCAGCTCACCATCTCCATCATGGGCATCGTTGCTGACCTGGTTGTCTTTGGAGCTGTGGTCATCGGAGCTGTGGTCACTGCTGTGACATGGAGAAGGAGGAACTCAG GCAGCGACAGTGCCCAGGGCTCTGATGTATCTCTCGCAGCTTGTAAAG cctga
- the LOC101040242 gene encoding patr class I histocompatibility antigen, A-126 alpha chain-like isoform X3, translating to MAPRTLLLLLSGALALTQTWAGSHSMRYFYTAVSRPGRGEPRFIAVGYVDDTQFVRFDSDAAIPRGEPRAPWMEQEGPEYWDRETLTIRASAQTHRGNLRTLRSYYNQSEAAADTAAQITQRKLVGAHEAEGLRAYLEGTCLKWLRRYLAKGKETLLHTEPPKTQVTHHTVSDHKTTLRCWALGFYPAEITLTWQRDGEDQTQDTELVETRPAGDGTFQKWAAVVVPSGEEQRYTCHVQHKGLPELLTLRWEPSSQLTISIMGIVADLVVFGAVVIGAVVTAVTWRRRNSAGKRGSYSQAACSDSAQGSDVSLAACKESLLHIFLSGHRAPSTTSNSRTPSRVTLFLSVHAAHITRGNIQVYSLTFGKT from the exons ATGGCGCCCCgaaccctcctcctgctgctctcgggGGCCCTGGCCCTGACCCAGACCTGGGCGG GCTCCCACTCCATGAGGTATTTCTACACCGCCGTGTCCCGGCCCGGCCGCGGGGAGCCCCGCTTCATCGCTGTGGGCTACGTGGACGACACGCAGTTTGTGCGGTTCGACAGCGACGCCGCGATTCCGAGAGGGGAGCCGCGGGCGCCATGGATGGAGCAAGAGGGGCCGGAGTATTGGGACCGGGAGACACTGACCATCAGGGCCAGCGCGCAGACGCACCGAGGGAACCTGCGGACCCTGCGCAGCTACTACAACCAGAGCGAGGCCG CGGCTGACACGGCTGCTCAGATCACCCAGCGCAAGTTGGTGGGCGCCCATGAGGCGGAGGGGCTCAGGGCCTACCTGGAGGGCACATGCCTGAAGTGGCTCCGCAGATACCTGGCCAAGGGAAAGGAGACACTGCTGCATACGG AGCCCCCAAAGACACAAGTAACCCACCACACAGTCTCTGACCATAAGACCACCCTGAGGTGCTGGGCTCTGGGCTTCTACCCTGCGGAGATCACATTGACCTGGCAGCGGGATGGGGAGGACCAAACTCAGGACACGGAGCTTGTGGAGACCAGGCCTGCAGGGGATGGAACCTTCCAGAAGTGGGCAGCTGTGGTGGTGCCTTCTGGAGAAGAGCAGAGATACACGTGCCATGTGCAGCACAAGGGATTGCCCGAACTGCTCACCCTGAGATGGG AGCCGTCTTCCCAGCTCACCATCTCCATCATGGGCATCGTTGCTGACCTGGTTGTCTTTGGAGCTGTGGTCATCGGAGCTGTGGTCACTGCTGTGACATGGAGAAGGAGGAACTCAG CAGGAAAAAGAGGGAGCTACTCTCAGGCTGCGT GCAGCGACAGTGCCCAGGGCTCTGATGTATCTCTCGCAGCTTGTAAAG AAAGCCTCCTCCACATTTTCCTCTCTGGACACCGAGCACCCAGCACAACCAGCAACTCCAGGACCCCCAGCAGGGTTACCTTATTTCTAAGTGTGCATGCAGCTCACATCACCAGAGGCAATATACAGGTTTATTCCTTGACTTTTGGAAAAACCTGA
- the LOC101040242 gene encoding class I histocompatibility antigen, Gogo-B*0101 alpha chain-like isoform X1: protein MAPRTLLLLLSGALALTQTWAGSHSMRYFYTAVSRPGRGEPRFIAVGYVDDTQFVRFDSDAAIPRGEPRAPWMEQEGPEYWDRETLTIRASAQTHRGNLRTLRSYYNQSEAGPHTLQTTYGCDLGPDGRLLRGYYQHAYDGKDYIALNEDLHSWTAADTAAQITQRKLVGAHEAEGLRAYLEGTCLKWLRRYLAKGKETLLHTEPPKTQVTHHTVSDHKTTLRCWALGFYPAEITLTWQRDGEDQTQDTELVETRPAGDGTFQKWAAVVVPSGEEQRYTCHVQHKGLPELLTLRWEPSSQLTISIMGIVADLVVFGAVVIGAVVTAVTWRRRNSGSDSAQGSDVSLAACKESLLHIFLSGHRAPSTTSNSRTPSRVTLFLSVHAAHITRGNIQVYSLTFGKT from the exons ATGGCGCCCCgaaccctcctcctgctgctctcgggGGCCCTGGCCCTGACCCAGACCTGGGCGG GCTCCCACTCCATGAGGTATTTCTACACCGCCGTGTCCCGGCCCGGCCGCGGGGAGCCCCGCTTCATCGCTGTGGGCTACGTGGACGACACGCAGTTTGTGCGGTTCGACAGCGACGCCGCGATTCCGAGAGGGGAGCCGCGGGCGCCATGGATGGAGCAAGAGGGGCCGGAGTATTGGGACCGGGAGACACTGACCATCAGGGCCAGCGCGCAGACGCACCGAGGGAACCTGCGGACCCTGCGCAGCTACTACAACCAGAGCGAGGCCG ggccTCACACCCTCCAGACGACCTATGGCTGCGACCTGGGGCCTGATGGGCGCCTCCTCCGCGGCTATTACCAACATGCCTATGACGGCAAGGATTACATCGCCCTGAACGAGGACCTGCACTCTTGGACAGCGGCTGACACGGCTGCTCAGATCACCCAGCGCAAGTTGGTGGGCGCCCATGAGGCGGAGGGGCTCAGGGCCTACCTGGAGGGCACATGCCTGAAGTGGCTCCGCAGATACCTGGCCAAGGGAAAGGAGACACTGCTGCATACGG AGCCCCCAAAGACACAAGTAACCCACCACACAGTCTCTGACCATAAGACCACCCTGAGGTGCTGGGCTCTGGGCTTCTACCCTGCGGAGATCACATTGACCTGGCAGCGGGATGGGGAGGACCAAACTCAGGACACGGAGCTTGTGGAGACCAGGCCTGCAGGGGATGGAACCTTCCAGAAGTGGGCAGCTGTGGTGGTGCCTTCTGGAGAAGAGCAGAGATACACGTGCCATGTGCAGCACAAGGGATTGCCCGAACTGCTCACCCTGAGATGGG AGCCGTCTTCCCAGCTCACCATCTCCATCATGGGCATCGTTGCTGACCTGGTTGTCTTTGGAGCTGTGGTCATCGGAGCTGTGGTCACTGCTGTGACATGGAGAAGGAGGAACTCAG GCAGCGACAGTGCCCAGGGCTCTGATGTATCTCTCGCAGCTTGTAAAG AAAGCCTCCTCCACATTTTCCTCTCTGGACACCGAGCACCCAGCACAACCAGCAACTCCAGGACCCCCAGCAGGGTTACCTTATTTCTAAGTGTGCATGCAGCTCACATCACCAGAGGCAATATACAGGTTTATTCCTTGACTTTTGGAAAAACCTGA
- the LOC101040242 gene encoding class I histocompatibility antigen, Gogo-B*0101 alpha chain-like isoform X8 produces the protein MAPRTLLLLLSGALALTQTWAGSHSMRYFYTAVSRPGRGEPRFIAVGYVDDTQFVRFDSDAAIPRGEPRAPWMEQEGPEYWDRETLTIRASAQTHRGNLRTLRSYYNQSEAGPHTLQTTYGCDLGPDGRLLRGYYQHAYDGKDYIALNEDLHSWTAADTAAQITQRKLVGAHEAEGLRAYLEGTCLKWLRRYLAKGKETLLHTEPPKTQVTHHTVSDHKTTLRCWALGFYPAEITLTWQRDGEDQTQDTELVETRPAGDGTFQKWAAVVVPSGEEQRYTCHVQHKGLPELLTLRWEPSSQLTISIMGIVADLVVFGAVVIGAVVTAVTWRRRNSAGKRGSYSQAACSDSAQGSDVSLAACKESLLHIFLSGHRAPSTTSNSRTPSRVTLFLSVHAAHITRGNIQVYSLTFGKT, from the exons ATGGCGCCCCgaaccctcctcctgctgctctcgggGGCCCTGGCCCTGACCCAGACCTGGGCGG GCTCCCACTCCATGAGGTATTTCTACACCGCCGTGTCCCGGCCCGGCCGCGGGGAGCCCCGCTTCATCGCTGTGGGCTACGTGGACGACACGCAGTTTGTGCGGTTCGACAGCGACGCCGCGATTCCGAGAGGGGAGCCGCGGGCGCCATGGATGGAGCAAGAGGGGCCGGAGTATTGGGACCGGGAGACACTGACCATCAGGGCCAGCGCGCAGACGCACCGAGGGAACCTGCGGACCCTGCGCAGCTACTACAACCAGAGCGAGGCCG ggccTCACACCCTCCAGACGACCTATGGCTGCGACCTGGGGCCTGATGGGCGCCTCCTCCGCGGCTATTACCAACATGCCTATGACGGCAAGGATTACATCGCCCTGAACGAGGACCTGCACTCTTGGACAGCGGCTGACACGGCTGCTCAGATCACCCAGCGCAAGTTGGTGGGCGCCCATGAGGCGGAGGGGCTCAGGGCCTACCTGGAGGGCACATGCCTGAAGTGGCTCCGCAGATACCTGGCCAAGGGAAAGGAGACACTGCTGCATACGG AGCCCCCAAAGACACAAGTAACCCACCACACAGTCTCTGACCATAAGACCACCCTGAGGTGCTGGGCTCTGGGCTTCTACCCTGCGGAGATCACATTGACCTGGCAGCGGGATGGGGAGGACCAAACTCAGGACACGGAGCTTGTGGAGACCAGGCCTGCAGGGGATGGAACCTTCCAGAAGTGGGCAGCTGTGGTGGTGCCTTCTGGAGAAGAGCAGAGATACACGTGCCATGTGCAGCACAAGGGATTGCCCGAACTGCTCACCCTGAGATGGG AGCCGTCTTCCCAGCTCACCATCTCCATCATGGGCATCGTTGCTGACCTGGTTGTCTTTGGAGCTGTGGTCATCGGAGCTGTGGTCACTGCTGTGACATGGAGAAGGAGGAACTCAG CAGGAAAAAGAGGGAGCTACTCTCAGGCTGCGT GCAGCGACAGTGCCCAGGGCTCTGATGTATCTCTCGCAGCTTGTAAAG AAAGCCTCCTCCACATTTTCCTCTCTGGACACCGAGCACCCAGCACAACCAGCAACTCCAGGACCCCCAGCAGGGTTACCTTATTTCTAAGTGTGCATGCAGCTCACATCACCAGAGGCAATATACAGGTTTATTCCTTGACTTTTGGAAAAACCTGA